In Amycolatopsis methanolica 239, a single genomic region encodes these proteins:
- a CDS encoding helix-turn-helix transcriptional regulator: MTAHDPGGERRRQVLQAIQRATEPVGVAGIAEQVGIHPNTARFHLDALVDAGIVERIMGTPSGPGRPRAVYLPRPGRARGDERRYRMLAEILLGYVTSTTTEPAPAATEMGRAWGAHLIDRPVPSQTITRAGATDRLVAMLDDLGFAPEAVPRDGGVPDRVLLRHCPFLELAERHRDIVCPLHLGLMQGALSELRAPVTATALEPFAEPDACVTHLAPANARTA; the protein is encoded by the coding sequence ATGACCGCGCACGACCCGGGTGGCGAGCGCCGCCGCCAGGTGCTGCAGGCGATCCAGCGCGCCACGGAACCGGTGGGCGTTGCCGGGATCGCCGAGCAGGTCGGCATCCACCCCAACACCGCTCGATTCCACCTCGACGCCCTGGTCGATGCCGGGATCGTGGAGCGGATCATGGGCACGCCATCCGGTCCTGGACGGCCGCGCGCGGTGTACCTGCCAAGGCCGGGGCGGGCCCGCGGCGACGAGCGCCGCTACCGGATGCTGGCGGAGATCCTGCTCGGTTACGTCACCTCGACCACCACCGAGCCGGCGCCGGCCGCGACCGAGATGGGCCGCGCCTGGGGGGCGCACCTGATCGACCGGCCGGTCCCGTCCCAGACGATCACCCGAGCAGGCGCGACCGACCGCCTGGTCGCGATGCTCGACGACCTCGGGTTCGCGCCGGAAGCGGTTCCCCGCGACGGAGGCGTACCCGACCGGGTGCTGCTCCGGCACTGTCCCTTCCTGGAACTCGCCGAGCGGCATCGCGACATCGTCTGTCCCCTGCACCTCGGGCTGATGCAGGGCGCGCTGAGCGAACTGCGGGCCCCGGTGACCGCGACCGCGCTGGAACCGTTCGCAGAGCCAGACGCCTGCGTCACCCACCTCGCGCCCGCGAACGCGCGGACCGCCTAG
- a CDS encoding MCE family protein has product MSIPTKAVRRLSIVLVLTLVAAGGAWWITSRSAGTKVTALFSQGIGVFEGGDVRILGVKAGTIDSVTPEGEQVRVELTIDPGIDVPADAGAVVVPPSLVADRYVQLTPVYTGGPKIADGAVIPMARTATPVEVDELYRSLDQVTTALGPKGANADGSLSALLDVGARNLAGNGAAINETITKLAGLTATLSDNRGDLFSTVDNLRKFTETLATSDGQLRDLSGQLADVSAFLAGERQNLTQALGELATALDSVRTFVADNRGRIKSNVDNLAAVTQVLVDQRGALAESLDVAPLTLGNLANAYNASSGTLDIRANPNELSTPPIVTICGLLRRGTPTQLPQALADTCDKLAPVLNGAVPLPSAAQIVGGLQSGNLPPLPLLSPTQSGGGR; this is encoded by the coding sequence ATGAGCATTCCCACGAAGGCCGTGCGGCGGCTGTCGATCGTGCTCGTGCTGACGCTGGTCGCGGCGGGCGGCGCGTGGTGGATCACGTCCCGCTCGGCCGGAACGAAGGTGACGGCGCTGTTCTCCCAGGGCATCGGCGTGTTCGAGGGCGGCGACGTCCGGATACTCGGGGTGAAGGCGGGCACCATCGACTCGGTGACCCCGGAGGGGGAGCAGGTACGGGTCGAGCTGACCATCGACCCCGGCATCGACGTGCCGGCGGACGCCGGCGCGGTCGTCGTCCCGCCCAGCCTGGTCGCCGACCGGTACGTGCAGCTGACCCCGGTCTACACCGGTGGCCCCAAGATCGCCGACGGCGCGGTCATCCCGATGGCGCGCACGGCGACCCCGGTCGAGGTCGACGAGCTGTACCGGAGCCTCGACCAGGTCACCACCGCGCTCGGGCCCAAGGGCGCCAACGCGGACGGGTCCCTGTCCGCGCTGCTCGACGTCGGGGCGCGCAACCTCGCCGGTAACGGTGCGGCGATCAACGAGACCATCACGAAGCTGGCCGGTCTCACCGCGACGCTGTCGGACAACCGCGGTGACCTGTTCTCGACCGTCGACAATCTCCGGAAGTTCACCGAAACCCTGGCGACCAGTGACGGGCAGCTGCGCGATCTGAGCGGCCAGCTCGCCGATGTGAGCGCGTTCCTCGCCGGTGAGCGGCAGAACCTCACCCAGGCGCTCGGCGAGCTGGCGACCGCGCTGGACTCGGTCCGCACCTTCGTCGCGGACAACCGTGGCCGGATCAAGTCCAATGTGGACAATCTGGCCGCGGTGACCCAGGTGCTGGTCGATCAGCGTGGCGCGCTGGCCGAATCCCTTGACGTGGCACCGCTGACGCTGGGCAACCTGGCGAACGCCTACAACGCCAGTTCCGGCACGCTGGACATCCGGGCCAACCCGAACGAGCTGTCCACCCCGCCGATCGTCACGATCTGCGGGCTGCTCCGGCGCGGCACGCCGACCCAGCTCCCGCAGGCGCTGGCGGATACCTGCGACAAGCTGGCCCCGGTGCTCAACGGTGCGGTTCCGCTGCCGTCGGCGGCGCAGATCGTCGGTGGGCTGCAGAGCGGGAATCTCCCGCCGCTGCCGCTGCTCTCGCCCACCCAGTCCGGAGGTGGTCGCTGA
- a CDS encoding MCE family protein, translating into MKAFEERNPVPIGIASVVIIALLTVAAYFYDDLPLIGGGAVYQAEFTEAAGLKADDEVRMAGVKIGQVKKIELNGGHVLVSFRAKNAFLGDQTRASIEIKTLLGQKYVALESAGKAPLDPASPIPVARTKAPFDVSDAFTGLSRTVDQIDTKQLAQSFQTIAQEFSGTPEQIRPALDSLSALSTTIAGRDEQLHKLLDNTSQLSKTLADRSGQFQRLIGDGTLLLDEVQARKTAISSLLQGARALSVQLAGLVSDNQQQLAPALAQLDQVTGLLERNQENLNVSLNQLAPFYRLFANTLGNGHWFDVYVCGLLPPTVNLNLLNINPGGCEPPATNSGVTGGGR; encoded by the coding sequence GTGAAAGCCTTCGAGGAACGCAATCCCGTCCCGATCGGCATCGCCAGCGTGGTGATCATCGCGCTGCTGACCGTCGCCGCCTACTTCTACGACGACCTGCCGCTGATCGGTGGTGGAGCGGTGTACCAGGCCGAATTCACCGAGGCCGCCGGGCTGAAGGCGGACGACGAGGTCCGCATGGCCGGCGTCAAGATCGGTCAGGTCAAGAAGATCGAACTGAACGGCGGGCACGTCCTGGTGAGTTTCCGGGCGAAGAACGCCTTCCTCGGCGACCAGACCAGGGCGTCCATCGAGATCAAGACGCTGCTCGGGCAGAAGTACGTCGCGCTGGAGTCCGCCGGCAAGGCCCCGCTCGACCCCGCCAGCCCGATCCCGGTGGCACGGACGAAGGCGCCGTTCGACGTCAGTGACGCCTTCACCGGGCTGTCCAGGACGGTCGACCAGATCGACACCAAGCAGCTGGCGCAGAGCTTCCAGACCATCGCGCAGGAGTTCTCCGGTACCCCGGAGCAGATCCGGCCAGCGCTGGACAGCCTGTCCGCGCTGTCCACCACGATCGCCGGCCGCGACGAGCAGCTGCACAAGCTCCTTGACAACACCAGCCAGCTCAGCAAGACCCTCGCCGACCGCAGCGGCCAGTTCCAGCGGCTGATCGGTGACGGCACGCTGTTGCTCGACGAGGTGCAGGCCCGCAAGACGGCGATCAGCTCGCTGCTGCAGGGCGCCAGGGCGCTCTCGGTGCAGCTGGCCGGGCTGGTGTCGGACAACCAGCAGCAGCTCGCGCCCGCGCTGGCCCAGCTCGACCAGGTGACCGGGCTGCTGGAACGCAACCAGGAGAACCTGAACGTGAGCCTCAACCAGCTCGCCCCGTTCTACCGGCTGTTCGCCAACACCCTCGGCAACGGCCACTGGTTCGACGTGTACGTGTGCGGCCTGCTGCCGCCGACCGTCAACCTCAACCTGCTCAACATCAATCCGGGTGGCTGTGAGCCCCCGGCGACGAACTCAGGGGTCACCGGAGGCGGCCGATGA
- the ctaD gene encoding cytochrome c oxidase subunit I: MTGVIHPPHPARRYPPPRAAKGSALLGNLRTTDPKRLGIMYLTTSFGFFLVGGVLALLMRTELAQPGQQFLSPEQYNQLFTMHGTIMLLLYATPTVFGFANYLLPLQIGSPDVAFPRLNALSYWLFLFGGLIVLSGFLTPGGAADFGWFAYTPLSDAIHSPGIGADLWISGLVVSGLGTILGAVNMITTVVCLRAPGMTMFRMPIFTWNILITSMLILVAFPILTAALLGLLADRRLGAHVFDPANGGAILWQHLFWFFGHPEVYIVALPFFGIVTEIIPVFCRKPLFGYQGMVYATLAIAGLSATVWAHHMFATGAVLLPFFSLMSFLIAIPTGFKFFNWIGTMWKGQLTFENPMLWSIGFMVTFLFGGLTGVLLASPPIDFHVTDTYFVVAHFHYVLFGTIVFATFAGIYFWFPKMTGRMLDERWGKLHFWTTFLGFHLTFLVQHWLGAQGMPRRYADYLSSDGFTVLNTVSTIGSYVLGASMLPFIYNVIKSYRYGEAVTVDDPWGYGNSLEWATSCPPPRHNFTELPRIRSERPAFWLHYPHMIERMTAEAHVGHRRPSAERHPPGVNGGHRPRG; encoded by the coding sequence GTGACCGGCGTCATCCACCCACCACACCCGGCCCGCCGGTACCCGCCACCGCGAGCGGCCAAGGGGTCGGCCCTGCTCGGGAATCTGCGCACGACCGACCCCAAACGGCTCGGGATCATGTACCTGACCACGTCGTTCGGGTTCTTCCTCGTTGGCGGCGTGCTGGCCCTGCTGATGCGCACCGAGCTCGCCCAACCGGGACAGCAGTTCCTGTCCCCTGAGCAGTACAACCAGCTGTTCACCATGCACGGCACGATCATGCTGCTGCTGTACGCGACGCCAACCGTCTTCGGGTTCGCCAACTACCTCCTGCCGTTGCAGATCGGTTCCCCCGACGTCGCGTTCCCCCGGTTGAACGCGTTGTCCTACTGGCTCTTCCTCTTCGGCGGGTTGATCGTGCTCTCCGGTTTCCTCACCCCTGGCGGTGCCGCGGATTTCGGCTGGTTCGCCTACACCCCGCTGTCCGACGCGATCCACTCCCCCGGCATCGGGGCCGACCTATGGATCAGCGGGCTGGTGGTGTCCGGGCTCGGCACCATCCTCGGCGCGGTCAACATGATCACGACGGTGGTCTGCCTACGCGCCCCGGGAATGACGATGTTCCGGATGCCGATCTTCACCTGGAACATCCTGATCACCAGCATGCTCATCCTGGTCGCCTTCCCGATCCTGACCGCGGCGCTGCTCGGCCTGCTCGCCGACCGGCGGCTCGGCGCGCACGTGTTCGACCCGGCAAATGGCGGGGCGATCCTGTGGCAGCACCTGTTCTGGTTCTTCGGCCATCCCGAGGTCTACATCGTCGCGCTGCCGTTCTTCGGCATCGTCACCGAGATCATTCCGGTGTTCTGCCGCAAACCGCTGTTCGGCTACCAGGGCATGGTCTACGCGACCCTGGCGATCGCCGGGTTGTCCGCGACCGTGTGGGCACATCACATGTTCGCCACCGGGGCGGTGCTGCTGCCGTTCTTCTCCCTGATGAGCTTCCTGATCGCGATCCCGACCGGATTCAAGTTCTTCAACTGGATCGGCACCATGTGGAAAGGGCAGCTCACCTTCGAGAATCCGATGCTGTGGTCGATCGGCTTCATGGTGACGTTCCTGTTCGGCGGGCTGACCGGCGTGCTGCTCGCCTCTCCGCCGATCGATTTCCACGTCACCGACACCTATTTCGTTGTCGCGCATTTCCACTACGTGCTCTTCGGCACGATCGTGTTCGCGACCTTCGCCGGAATCTATTTCTGGTTCCCCAAGATGACCGGCCGGATGCTCGACGAGCGATGGGGCAAGCTCCATTTCTGGACCACGTTCCTCGGTTTTCACCTCACCTTTCTCGTCCAGCACTGGCTCGGCGCGCAGGGCATGCCCCGGCGCTACGCCGACTACCTGAGCTCCGACGGGTTCACCGTGCTCAACACGGTTTCCACGATCGGCTCCTACGTCCTCGGCGCGTCGATGCTTCCGTTCATCTACAACGTCATCAAGAGCTACCGGTACGGCGAGGCCGTCACCGTGGACGACCCGTGGGGCTACGGGAACTCACTGGAATGGGCCACCTCCTGCCCGCCGCCAAGGCACAACTTCACCGAGCTGCCCCGCATCCGCTCCGAGCGCCCGGCCTTCTGGCTGCACTACCCGCACATGATCGAGCGGATGACCGCGGAAGCCCATGTCGGCCATCGCCGACCGTCTGCGGAGCGGCACCCGCCTGGGGTGAACGGCGGTCACCGCCCCCGCGGTTGA
- a CDS encoding cupin domain-containing protein, with amino-acid sequence MPDPHQAVSPSRPRVLCDAHATLADTAVPAGVLWRLTETDRQLDANLVRLAPGEDVGTHAESALDVLLVVIAGTGMLTTGDGALALTEGAVTWLPKGSTRAIAAGAHGLAYLTVHRRRPGLRIGSRPPGWPEQANRRAAGETDLP; translated from the coding sequence ATGCCTGACCCGCACCAGGCCGTGTCGCCCAGTCGGCCACGCGTGCTGTGCGATGCGCACGCCACGCTCGCCGACACGGCGGTGCCGGCAGGCGTGCTCTGGCGGCTGACCGAAACGGATCGGCAACTCGACGCGAACCTGGTGCGCCTGGCACCGGGTGAAGATGTTGGCACACATGCGGAATCCGCCCTGGACGTGCTGCTCGTCGTGATCGCCGGAACCGGGATGCTGACCACCGGCGACGGCGCGCTGGCGCTCACCGAAGGCGCGGTGACCTGGCTGCCGAAGGGCTCGACCCGCGCCATCGCCGCCGGCGCTCACGGCCTGGCCTACCTCACCGTGCACCGGCGGCGGCCGGGCCTGCGGATCGGCAGCAGGCCGCCGGGCTGGCCGGAGCAGGCGAACCGCCGGGCCGCCGGCGAGACGGACCTACCGTGA
- a CDS encoding MCE family protein: MKRRVSLGCLAAVLSVAVTGCGSGGFSGLYGAPLPGGADLGDHPYQLKVQFADVLDLVPQAAVKVNDVPVGRVENIGFAPDGWTAEVTVAINGDVKLPANANAMLVQSSLLGEKYVSLTSPTAPAPTQLADGAVIPVQRTNRNPEVEEVFGALSMLLNGGGVEQLRTISREVNDALAGKEGDIRALLTNVDKLTGDLAGQRDNITRAIDGLNRLSATLVGQNDNIGNALDNLEPGLRVLAEQRGDLVHMLQSLDGLSGVAVDTITRSREDLIADLRALQPTLQKLTEAGDKLPRALDTLLTFPFTSHSREAIRGDYTNLDLRLDLKLDSLLTNLFLNPKQPPIALPGMGNPPVAPAPAAPLPLASPVPSSAPPPAAGQQGLAGVLNSLLGGA, from the coding sequence ATGAAGCGGCGTGTGTCCCTTGGCTGCCTTGCCGCGGTGCTCAGCGTGGCCGTGACCGGCTGCGGGTCCGGTGGGTTCAGCGGCCTGTACGGCGCGCCCCTGCCGGGTGGCGCCGACCTGGGCGACCACCCGTACCAGCTTAAGGTCCAGTTCGCCGACGTGCTCGACCTGGTGCCGCAGGCGGCGGTGAAGGTCAACGACGTCCCGGTCGGCCGGGTGGAGAACATCGGGTTCGCCCCGGACGGCTGGACGGCCGAGGTCACGGTGGCCATCAACGGCGACGTGAAGCTGCCGGCGAACGCTAACGCCATGCTCGTGCAGTCCAGCCTGCTCGGTGAGAAGTACGTGTCGTTGACGAGCCCCACCGCGCCCGCCCCGACGCAGCTCGCGGACGGCGCGGTGATCCCGGTGCAGCGGACCAACCGCAACCCGGAGGTCGAGGAGGTTTTCGGCGCGCTGTCGATGCTCCTCAACGGGGGCGGTGTCGAGCAGCTGCGCACGATCAGCCGCGAGGTGAACGACGCGCTGGCCGGCAAGGAGGGCGACATCCGCGCGCTGCTGACCAACGTCGACAAGCTCACCGGCGACCTCGCCGGGCAACGCGACAACATCACCAGGGCCATCGACGGGCTGAACCGGCTCTCCGCCACGCTGGTCGGGCAGAACGACAACATCGGCAACGCGCTGGACAACCTGGAGCCCGGGCTGCGCGTGCTCGCCGAGCAGCGCGGTGACCTGGTGCACATGCTGCAGTCGCTGGACGGGCTGTCCGGCGTCGCGGTGGACACCATCACCAGGTCCCGCGAGGACCTGATCGCCGACCTGCGCGCGCTGCAGCCGACCCTGCAGAAGCTGACCGAGGCGGGCGACAAGCTGCCGAGGGCCCTGGACACCCTGCTGACCTTCCCGTTCACCAGCCATTCCCGGGAAGCGATCCGCGGTGACTACACCAACCTGGACCTCCGGCTCGACCTCAAGCTGGACAGCTTGCTGACCAACCTGTTCCTCAACCCGAAGCAGCCGCCGATCGCGCTGCCCGGTATGGGGAACCCGCCGGTCGCCCCGGCTCCGGCCGCCCCGCTGCCGCTGGCGTCGCCGGTGCCTTCATCGGCACCGCCGCCGGCCGCCGGGCAGCAGGGACTGGCCGGGGTGCTGAACTCCTTGCTTGGCGGTGCCTGA
- a CDS encoding TetR/AcrR family transcriptional regulator yields the protein MNKRSPETTLIRDSGRGNEAAILNAALQAYGEKGFNGASMRDVARGANTSLSNLYNYFPSKSHLLAELLRRANSELLARTTAAIEAAGDDPVAKLRDAVKAYVGFVVDHQTAALVAISEVRYLTGEERSRVVDARDRTQSLFEQIVADGARTGVFATPYPKDAARSIVSLCSAISTWYRPGGRLSKKTLGEQHARYALALLEAPLTP from the coding sequence ATGAACAAGCGTTCTCCCGAAACCACGCTGATCCGCGACTCCGGGCGCGGCAACGAGGCCGCGATCCTCAACGCGGCGCTGCAGGCGTACGGGGAGAAGGGTTTCAACGGGGCATCGATGCGCGATGTGGCCCGTGGAGCCAACACGAGCCTGTCCAACCTGTACAACTACTTTCCGTCGAAATCGCATCTGCTCGCCGAACTGTTGCGGCGGGCGAACAGCGAGCTGCTGGCCAGGACCACCGCCGCGATCGAGGCCGCCGGCGACGACCCGGTCGCGAAGCTGCGTGACGCCGTCAAGGCTTATGTCGGCTTCGTGGTGGACCACCAGACCGCCGCGCTGGTGGCGATCAGTGAGGTCCGCTACCTCACCGGCGAGGAGCGCAGCCGGGTGGTGGACGCCAGGGACCGCACGCAGTCACTGTTCGAGCAGATCGTCGCCGACGGTGCCCGCACCGGCGTGTTCGCCACCCCGTACCCCAAGGACGCGGCCCGCAGCATCGTGTCGCTGTGCTCGGCGATCTCCACCTGGTACCGCCCAGGCGGCCGGCTGTCCAAGAAGACACTCGGCGAACAGCACGCCCGCTACGCCCTGGCCCTGCTCGAAGCCCCCCTCACGCCATGA
- a CDS encoding MlaD family protein translates to MLTRRVRIQVAIFLVIAVAGIGYTGFRYAGLQSLFGRGGMVVKLQLADSGGIFTNADVTYRGVTIGKVGDLNVVPDGTEVELVINDGAPAVPADVEAVVANRSAVGEQYVDLRPRTSNGPFLTEGSTIKAKDTVTPVPLDQLLGNVDALAASVPTGSLKTVVDELYNAFNGAGPDLRTVLDSTSAFAATAKEYLPATKDLLSSARTVLTTQNAEAGNLRSFSSDLRLLAGELKKANPNLDHFIRAVPPVSAELSGLLAETGPGLGKVIANLLTTADILGPRTSGLENILATYPVLTAAANTVVPGDGTAHLGLVLNFFDPLVCTKGYQGTRLRPADQVAPRPANPDLYCAEPPGSPTSVRGAQNAPYGGTPRRAPSAPGTQQQPGPAGSPAPLPGLAGLTGISGPTDLAALLGLPR, encoded by the coding sequence ATGCTCACTCGGAGGGTTCGGATCCAGGTCGCGATCTTCCTGGTCATCGCGGTGGCCGGGATCGGATACACCGGTTTCCGCTACGCCGGGCTGCAGAGCCTGTTCGGCCGCGGCGGCATGGTGGTCAAACTGCAGCTGGCGGATTCCGGCGGGATCTTCACCAACGCCGACGTGACCTACCGCGGGGTGACCATCGGCAAGGTCGGCGACCTCAACGTCGTCCCGGACGGCACCGAGGTGGAGCTGGTCATCAACGACGGTGCGCCCGCGGTGCCCGCCGACGTGGAGGCCGTTGTCGCGAACCGGTCCGCGGTCGGCGAGCAGTACGTCGACCTGCGGCCGCGGACCAGCAACGGGCCGTTCCTCACCGAGGGGTCCACGATCAAGGCCAAGGACACGGTCACCCCGGTGCCGCTCGACCAGCTGCTCGGCAACGTCGACGCGCTGGCCGCCAGCGTGCCGACCGGTTCGTTGAAGACCGTGGTCGACGAGCTGTACAACGCGTTCAACGGGGCCGGGCCGGACCTGCGCACCGTGCTGGACTCGACCAGTGCCTTCGCCGCCACGGCCAAGGAGTACCTGCCGGCGACCAAGGACCTGCTGTCCTCGGCCCGTACGGTGCTGACCACCCAGAACGCCGAAGCCGGCAACCTGCGGTCGTTCAGCTCGGACCTGCGGCTGCTCGCGGGTGAGCTGAAGAAGGCCAACCCGAACCTCGACCACTTCATCCGGGCGGTGCCACCGGTCTCCGCCGAGCTGTCCGGGCTGCTCGCGGAAACGGGGCCGGGACTCGGCAAGGTGATCGCCAACCTGCTCACCACGGCCGACATCCTCGGCCCGCGCACCAGCGGGCTGGAGAACATCCTCGCCACCTACCCGGTGCTCACCGCGGCCGCGAACACCGTGGTGCCCGGCGACGGCACCGCCCACCTCGGCCTGGTGCTGAACTTCTTCGACCCGCTCGTGTGCACCAAGGGCTATCAGGGCACCCGGCTGCGACCGGCCGACCAGGTCGCGCCCCGGCCGGCGAACCCCGACCTCTACTGCGCCGAGCCCCCCGGGAGCCCCACCTCGGTTCGCGGCGCGCAGAACGCGCCGTACGGCGGGACCCCGCGGCGCGCGCCGAGCGCGCCGGGAACCCAGCAGCAGCCGGGGCCGGCCGGCAGCCCGGCGCCGCTGCCGGGACTGGCCGGGCTGACCGGGATCAGCGGGCCGACCGACCTTGCCGCATTGCTCGGGCTGCCACGGTGA
- a CDS encoding MCE family protein, whose protein sequence is MKSLVGPVTKLSIFVVFTVLSTLLLAATIANITFQPSNSYHAVFSDVTSLNVGDDVRVSGVRVGQVDAIEVGGDNENVARVDFSVDAGRKLPRSIQAVLKYRNLVGQRYIALEQQPGDAGGVLNPGDTIPLRQTKPALNLTQLFNGFKPLFQALSPDDVNKLSYELIQVLQGEGGTINSLLRHTTELASTIAGKDQAIGQVIDNLNTVLDTVNGRGDELSGLVGTLQELVTGLAADREPIGESVSALAELSATTSGFLAEAREPLKQDIAGLGALAANLNRGSSLVEQFLNNLPRNVETITPTASYGSWFNFYLCAAVGNVGVQSLGLNVPVLPVPLAQTPSRCTS, encoded by the coding sequence GTGAAGTCGCTCGTCGGGCCGGTGACGAAGCTGTCCATCTTCGTGGTGTTCACCGTGCTGTCCACCCTGCTGCTCGCGGCCACCATCGCCAACATCACCTTCCAGCCGTCGAACTCCTACCACGCGGTGTTCTCAGACGTGACCTCGCTGAACGTCGGCGACGACGTCCGGGTGTCCGGCGTGCGTGTCGGCCAGGTCGACGCGATCGAGGTCGGCGGCGACAACGAGAACGTGGCCAGGGTCGACTTCTCGGTCGACGCCGGCCGCAAGCTGCCCCGCTCGATCCAGGCCGTGCTCAAGTACCGCAACCTGGTCGGCCAGCGTTACATCGCGCTGGAACAGCAGCCGGGCGACGCCGGCGGGGTGCTCAACCCGGGGGACACCATTCCCTTGCGGCAGACCAAGCCGGCGCTCAACCTGACCCAGCTGTTCAACGGGTTCAAGCCGCTGTTCCAGGCGCTGTCGCCGGATGACGTCAACAAGCTGTCCTACGAACTGATCCAGGTGCTGCAGGGCGAGGGCGGCACGATCAACTCGCTGCTTCGGCACACCACGGAGCTGGCGTCGACGATCGCCGGCAAGGACCAGGCGATCGGCCAGGTGATCGACAACCTGAACACCGTGCTGGACACCGTCAACGGCCGCGGGGACGAACTCTCCGGGCTGGTCGGCACCCTGCAGGAACTGGTCACCGGGCTCGCCGCGGACCGCGAGCCGATCGGGGAGTCGGTCAGCGCGCTCGCCGAGCTGAGCGCGACCACGAGCGGGTTCCTCGCCGAGGCGAGGGAACCGCTCAAGCAGGACATCGCGGGGCTCGGCGCGCTCGCGGCCAACCTGAACCGCGGTTCCAGCCTGGTCGAGCAGTTCCTCAACAACCTGCCGCGCAACGTGGAGACCATCACCCCAACGGCCTCGTACGGCTCCTGGTTCAACTTCTACCTGTGCGCGGCGGTCGGGAATGTCGGCGTGCAGTCGCTCGGGCTGAACGTCCCGGTGCTCCCGGTGCCGCTCGCCCAGACCCCGTCGAGGTGTACATCGTGA
- a CDS encoding DUF2249 domain-containing protein — protein sequence MGSATEIYLRGSAGDPAVRALALLRDRNDELLAETWAKAALLSELRLAAADRQTARDGMVVFCTDRVLCHLVSVDWALYAPASGAADTRLLVRALRAQHQIITGHIHDLRAASTADQVNAAAHAVATALAACQEVERRVLLPALAELPGVDLVSLVEDLETLLDGGSLEPPDELDVRGIPHGQRHPRIFGSFARLAKGESFVLVNNHDPKPLRREFEATYPGQFAWEYVESGPTEWRIRIGRFPVAAHDGQVDA from the coding sequence ATGGGGTCGGCAACAGAGATCTACCTTCGGGGTTCGGCCGGCGATCCAGCGGTACGGGCACTCGCCTTGCTGCGCGACCGCAATGACGAGCTGCTCGCCGAGACGTGGGCGAAGGCGGCGCTGCTCAGCGAACTGCGGCTCGCCGCCGCGGACCGGCAGACCGCGCGAGACGGCATGGTCGTGTTCTGCACCGACCGGGTCCTGTGCCACCTGGTCTCGGTCGACTGGGCGCTCTACGCGCCCGCATCGGGAGCCGCCGACACCCGCCTGCTGGTGCGCGCGCTGCGCGCCCAGCACCAGATCATCACCGGCCACATCCACGATCTGCGCGCGGCCAGCACCGCCGACCAGGTGAACGCCGCCGCCCACGCGGTGGCCACGGCGCTCGCCGCCTGCCAGGAGGTCGAGCGCAGGGTGTTGCTGCCCGCGCTCGCCGAGCTGCCCGGGGTAGACCTCGTCTCCCTCGTCGAGGACCTGGAAACGCTGCTGGACGGGGGCAGCCTGGAGCCGCCGGACGAGCTCGACGTCCGCGGGATCCCGCACGGCCAGCGGCATCCCCGCATTTTCGGCAGCTTTGCCCGGCTGGCGAAGGGCGAGTCGTTCGTGCTGGTCAACAACCACGACCCGAAGCCGCTTCGGCGCGAGTTCGAAGCCACCTACCCGGGGCAATTCGCTTGGGAATACGTCGAATCCGGCCCCACCGAGTGGCGCATCAGGATCGGCCGTTTCCCGGTGGCCGCGCACGACGGCCAGGTCGATGCCTGA